Proteins from one Periplaneta americana isolate PAMFEO1 chromosome 6, P.americana_PAMFEO1_priV1, whole genome shotgun sequence genomic window:
- the LOC138701868 gene encoding uncharacterized protein, with protein sequence MLTSQLCLIWITLVTSALSWNLTSFAPQHTSVGQVAVWRNRAFICLPRYEIGTVTATLVQAPWAENVISSQQTILQPLESPYMTSPRVYPRNNPAFQKEGYCPHLQNVTALDIDSMRGRLWVLDAGTKSCSPKVVVIDLRMNEEISKMELKNATSGALSSIAADPVAGVWGSRAYVADPSTSSLLVVDLHGWWRVGLDVKNPDDGLVHPVRAATLALSRREPVLYLTAPDSDRLYSLDVSAIRASPQPTTNEIRRQSVTFVGLKLGPSRGLVVDLWAGLHYFLPRDHASVRWDTKRPMSAESHSVLLQSSKILPFVSHMFLDSQWQVWAVVGQHCVKIQKYSFL encoded by the exons ATGTTAACCAGTCAACTGTGCCTGATTTGGATTACTTTGGTAACCTCCGCACTAAGTTGGAATTTAACAAGTTTTGCTCCTCAACACACCTCCGTGGGACAAGTAGCTGTGTGGAGAAATAGAGCTTTCATCTGTTTGCCAAGATACGAAATAGGGACTGTGACAGCTACGCTAGTACAGGCACCATGGGCTGAGAATGTAATTTCGTCGCAACAAACAATCCTTCAG CCTTTGGAATCCCCATATATGACGTCTCCCAGAGTATATCCTAGAAATAACCCGGCCTTCCAGAAAGAAGGATACTGTCCTCATCTTCAGAATGTGACAGCCTTGGACATCGATTCTATGAGGGGTCGGTTATGGGTTTTAGACGCTGGCACCAAGTCATGTTCTCCAAAAGTCGTCGTCATAGACTTGCGAATGAATGAAGAG ATATCTAAAATGGAGCTGAAGAATGCGACGTCAGGCGCCTTGAGCTCTATTGCAGCAGATCCCGTCGCTGGAGTTTGGGGGTCTCGAGCCTACGTGGCCGATCCCTCGACCAGCAGCCTCCTGGTTGTGGATCTGCACGGATGGTGGAGAGTCGGGTTGGATGTCAAGAATCCGGATGACGGACTAGTTCACCCCGTGCGCGCCGCGACGCTGGCCCTCTCGCGTCGTGAGCCTGTCTTATACCTCACGGCACCTGACTCGGATCGCCTGTATTCCCTGGATGTGTCGGCGATTCGTGCATCTCCACAACCCACTACTAAC GAAATCAGAAGGCAGTCTGTGACGTTTGTAGGATTGAAACTGGGTCCCTCTCGCGGCTTGGTTGTAGATCTTTGGGCGGGACTACACTACTTCCTTCCGAGGGATCACGCCTCTGTACGCTGGGACACGAAACGTCCCATGTCAGCAGAATCTCACAGTGTACTCCTACAGTCTTCAAAAATATTACCGTTTGTCAGTCACATGTTCCTGGACTCTCAATGGCAAGTGTGGGCAGTTGTCGGGCAGCATTGCGTCAAGATTCAGAAATACTCTTTCCTGTAA